The nucleotide window TCGATGGAGGCTACATAATCCATGTTGATAATTTGCTGGCGGTTAGCGCGAAAAAATACGCTGGGGTCCAAACGCTCTTCCACATAACTCATGGAGCGAGCGAGCATGGTTTTTTTATCGAGGAAAAATAAACGCACGTAATTGCCTTCCACATTTACCAAACGCAAATCGCTCAGGCGAATAAAATGGCAGTGGTCACCATCGCGCACGAAAATTTGATCGCTTCGGCTCTTTGGTGATTTAATTTCCGGCACGGGTTCAATACGTTGCAACTTTTTTACGCAGCGCTCAATGGCCGGAGTAAGTCGATCTTGCTCAATAGGTTTCAGCAAATAATCCAGCGCGTTAAATTCAAAGGCGCGTACGGCGTGTTGCTCATAAGCGGTAGTGAAAATTACCTGGGGAACGTGATCGATATTTTCCAATACGTCAAAGCCATCGCCATCGGGCAGGTGTATATCCAACAGCACCAAATCCGGTTTGTGTTGATTGATTGCAGCAACCGCGCTGGCTACGTCACTGGCTTCCGCCACAATATTGATGCCGGGAATACTGGATGTGAGTTCAACCAGCTCTTTACGCGCGAGGCGCGAATCATCAACGATTAAAATATTCATAAGGGCATCTCTACTTTCGCGGTAACAATATCTGTACCTATTACCAAATCTAAATAAGCTTTTTCACCAAAGGCGAGTTGCAAACGTTCACGCGCATTGCGTACACCAATCTTGTTGCCTTGATGACTGGTTTGAAATTCAGCAGGTGGATTTTGAACTTTAATTTGCCAGCTTTCATCGTTCACTCGTGCAATATCTATCTGCAAAGCGCCACCTGCGCGACGTGCCGCTATACCGTGTTTAATGGCATTTTCTACCAGTGTTTGTAAAATCATGGGTGGTAGTTTGGCGGTGAGCAGGGTTTCATCTACATTAATCGTAAATTGCAAACGGTCTTCAAATTGTAATGCTTCAAGTGCGAGGTAACCGCGCACCCATTCAAGTTCATCGCGCAGGGTGACCAATTGTTGTCCGTCGTTTTGCAACAAGCCGCGCAAAAGAATGGATAAATCTGTAAGCCCCGTACGTGTGCGTTCGGCATCTTCTCTTACCATTGCTCGCAAATTATTGATGGCATTAAACAAGAAGTGAGAATTAATCTGGCTACGTAAAAATTGCAATTCGTTTTCTTTAAGTTGGGCTTGCAATTGCCAGTGAGCTATTTCTGAGTTGCGGCGCTTTTGGAATTCGGCACGCAGTAAATAAATGGTGCACCATAGGCCGATTAGAATGCAATAATTGATAGTGAAACCCAGAAGTCCACCTGTGCTTACGGGTTGTGCTCCCGACATGATTTTCGGGGTAAATTCGGCCATCAAAAACATAGAGCCTGAAACAATAATTTGAGCAAGCAGGGCTGCGACGGGAATTAACCAAATGAGATGTAAACTAATGTTGAGCAGCGATCTATTTTTTGCGTAAGTTTTATAAAGGTACCGAAATCCGTGGCTGATAAGCCCAAGCACCACGGAGAGCCCAAAAAACATTCCGATCAAAAATGGCGTTAAGTGTGCGCCCCACAATCTCATAAAAAGCAGATTCAAAATAAGGTAGGCGCTCCAGAATAAAACTTGCGCGCGAATGTATTGGGTTGATAACTTTTCCATAGTTCTACTATTCATTAGTAATTATTTTATGTGCGGCCTGCAAATTATTAATTTTCCGCCAGCGGTTTTCCAGGATAAATATAGTTACAGCATAAACACCAATGATAACCGCTGGAATTGCAACAAAGCTGTGCTGCGGAAACAAGTACCATGCCGCGACAATAAGAATGGTACGGCTTAGTACATGGAAAGTGCCCACCCAATGTTGGATTATCCACGAGAAAGGCAACCACATCAAACCCGTTAAAATGCCAAGGCTGAGTGGTAACGAGCGTGGGTCAACCATAAAAAAAGGAATTCCTATGCTGTATACGAGCAGAGCCATTGCTACGCAGCGTAAGAATAAATTATCAAAGGGGTTTTTAGGTTTGGATTTTCTGAAAAAATCCTCACCGGTAACGCGAGATAACAACATGCCCATATAGACAATACTGCCGGTTGCAATAAACAACACCAGCGCTGCAACTTGCGGTGTTACAAAGATATTAATGATGCCAGCGACGAGCCAGCAAAGTGTGCCTGCAAGTGGTACAGCTAGATATCGACGTTGTGAAAATTCTTCGCGGTGTTGGTCAAGGGTGATTGTTGGCGTGTCCATGAAGTTTATTTCCTGTTCGACTTGAAGTTTGAAAGTGCGCGTCCTTGCGCTGGGTGAAATTATTTGCTTAAAAAATCTTTGATTTGTTGATTTACCCAAGTTGCATCGTCCCACATTAAAAAGTGGTAACCCGCTTCAGACATGCGTACATCAACATTTTTTAATTCTGCATATTGCGTTGTAAAAATAGCTTTAGTGGATTCTTTAGTCGCTCCAAAAGATTTGTACGCTGCCCATGCACCGAGCACGAGTGTTGGCGCTTTGATGTCGGCAATGGGTTTGCGCAAGTCAGTCACCATCATGCTATACATTGCGTTCGCCGTTGTAGCGCTGTCGCTGGTTTTTAACCATTCGGTAAGCAAAGGCAGGCGTTCAGGATTGTTGCTCATACCCATAAGATT belongs to Cellvibrio zantedeschiae and includes:
- a CDS encoding DUF7010 family protein, translated to MDTPTITLDQHREEFSQRRYLAVPLAGTLCWLVAGIINIFVTPQVAALVLFIATGSIVYMGMLLSRVTGEDFFRKSKPKNPFDNLFLRCVAMALLVYSIGIPFFMVDPRSLPLSLGILTGLMWLPFSWIIQHWVGTFHVLSRTILIVAAWYLFPQHSFVAIPAVIIGVYAVTIFILENRWRKINNLQAAHKIITNE
- a CDS encoding LytR/AlgR family response regulator transcription factor, coding for MNILIVDDSRLARKELVELTSSIPGINIVAEASDVASAVAAINQHKPDLVLLDIHLPDGDGFDVLENIDHVPQVIFTTAYEQHAVRAFEFNALDYLLKPIEQDRLTPAIERCVKKLQRIEPVPEIKSPKSRSDQIFVRDGDHCHFIRLSDLRLVNVEGNYVRLFFLDKKTMLARSMSYVEERLDPSVFFRANRQQIINMDYVASIEQWINEGLMVKMQDGTEVEVSRRQAKELKQRLDF
- a CDS encoding sensor histidine kinase, yielding MEKLSTQYIRAQVLFWSAYLILNLLFMRLWGAHLTPFLIGMFFGLSVVLGLISHGFRYLYKTYAKNRSLLNISLHLIWLIPVAALLAQIIVSGSMFLMAEFTPKIMSGAQPVSTGGLLGFTINYCILIGLWCTIYLLRAEFQKRRNSEIAHWQLQAQLKENELQFLRSQINSHFLFNAINNLRAMVREDAERTRTGLTDLSILLRGLLQNDGQQLVTLRDELEWVRGYLALEALQFEDRLQFTINVDETLLTAKLPPMILQTLVENAIKHGIAARRAGGALQIDIARVNDESWQIKVQNPPAEFQTSHQGNKIGVRNARERLQLAFGEKAYLDLVIGTDIVTAKVEMPL